In Candidatus Omnitrophota bacterium, the DNA window ACGGCGAGCAATCGCGCGATTTTGTCTATGTAGGAGATGTCGTAAACGCTAATATTATCTGCGCGCATGCGAAAGCCGTCTCCGGCTCTGTTTTTAATGTCGGCCTCGGAAACAGTGTGTCAATATTATGTATAGTAGACGCTATTAATAAACTGCTTGGGACATGCCTAAAGCCGGAATTTGCCCCTAAACGATCAGGAGACGTGCGCAGGACATACGCTGATATTACAGGCATACAAAAAGTGGTCAGTACCAGAACGGATTTTTATGAAGGATTGCGTCTTACCGTGGAATGGTTTAAAAACAATCCCAGGCGCCTGGTTTCTGTTTAGGCAGACAGGGAATCTGTTAAAGATTGATTCCGTTGATTGTGGACGCGCGAAATCATGTTCGTCTATAATGTGGTTTTAAAAAGAAGGAGATAGGATGCGGATATTGTTAACCGGCGGCGCAGGGTTTATTGGCTCCCATCTATGCGCTATGCTTTTAGAAAAAGGCCATGATGTAATATGCATGGATAATTTGATTACAGGGTGTATGGATAATATCAGCCATCTATCCAAAGATGCGCGTTTTAAATTTATTAACAATGATGTTTCAAATTATATAGATGTTGACGGGCCGATTGACTGTGTAATGCATTTCGCCTCTCCCGCAAGCCCTGTTGATTATCTTAAGCACCCAATAGAAACATTGAAGGCAGGTTCGCTTGGCACGCATAATGCCCTGGGAGTTGCCATTAAATATAAGTCAAGGTTTTTGCTTGCCTCAACCAGCGAGGTTTATGGAGATCCGTTGGTAAATCCCCAGCCGGAGGAATATTGGGGCAATGTTAACTGCGCAGGCCCGCGGGGTTGCTATGATGAAGCCAAACGTTTTGCCGAAGCCATGACATTGGCTTATCACAGGAGCCGGGGCCTGGATACCAAGATAGTGCGCATTTTTAATACATATGGCCCCCGTATGAGAGATTACGACGGAAGAGCTATACCTAATTTTATCTGCCAGTCTCTTCAGGGTAAGCCCGTAACAGTTTATGGAGACGGTTTGCAGACAAGAAGTTTTTGCTATGTAAGCGACCTTATTGACGGGATATACCGGCTTTTGTGTTCAGCCATTAATGAGCCTGTAAATATCGGCAACCCCAATGAAATGACATTGCTTGATCTCGCCCGGGAAATAATCAAGCTTACCGGCTCTTCAAGCAGGATAGAATATAGGCCCCTGCCCGTCAATGACCCGAAAGTTAGAAGGCCCGATATAGGCAAGGCGCAAGCAATGCTTGGCTGGAAGCCTGTTATGGAGTTGCGCGAAGGATTGCGGCATACCATAAATTTTTTTAAAGGCGGAAATGTCTGAAACATTATTAATAAACGCCTCCCGTCTTTATGCCAGCTTAGAGTATCCGTTCTTGAAATCTGCCCCCTATTTCGCGCGGGGAATATATTGATATTTATGCTATTTTATGTTATACTTAATAATTTACAACAGAACGAGGCATGAAAAGAAGCCCAAGCAAGGACATAGCCTGCAACAAGAAAGCCTTTTTTGAATACACGCTTTTAGAAAAGCTTGAGTGTGGTATTGAGCTTAAAGGGCCGGAGGTAAAATCTTGCCGCAAGGCAGATATCTCCTTAAGCGGAAGTTTTGTTAAGATTGAGAACGCGCAGGCCTATCTATATGGAATGCATATAAGCCCTTATATGCAAAGCGGGCCTTACGCGCCCGATCCAAAAAGAACAAGAAGACTGCTTTTACATAAGAGCCAGTTAAGCCGGTTATATGGTTTCGCATCGCAGAGAGGCTATACTCTGGTGCCGGTAAGAGTGTATCTGAAAAAAGGGTTTGTTAAAATTGAGATAGCGGTCGCCAAAGGTAAAAAGCTCTTTGATAAGAGAGAAAAGTTACGCCAAAAAACAATTGAAAGGGAGATCAGGCGCTCAATTAAATAGATTGTTTAAGGGGGCGATTATGGATTCGACTTATTGTATGGCGTAAGAAGGAGCATGCCGAGGTTGGTCAGCTGGCCTCGTCTCGGAAGAGACTCTTGGTGCAAACTAAGGGTAAAAAGCCGACC includes these proteins:
- a CDS encoding SDR family oxidoreductase; translation: MRILLTGGAGFIGSHLCAMLLEKGHDVICMDNLITGCMDNISHLSKDARFKFINNDVSNYIDVDGPIDCVMHFASPASPVDYLKHPIETLKAGSLGTHNALGVAIKYKSRFLLASTSEVYGDPLVNPQPEEYWGNVNCAGPRGCYDEAKRFAEAMTLAYHRSRGLDTKIVRIFNTYGPRMRDYDGRAIPNFICQSLQGKPVTVYGDGLQTRSFCYVSDLIDGIYRLLCSAINEPVNIGNPNEMTLLDLAREIIKLTGSSSRIEYRPLPVNDPKVRRPDIGKAQAMLGWKPVMELREGLRHTINFFKGGNV
- the smpB gene encoding SsrA-binding protein SmpB; its protein translation is MKRSPSKDIACNKKAFFEYTLLEKLECGIELKGPEVKSCRKADISLSGSFVKIENAQAYLYGMHISPYMQSGPYAPDPKRTRRLLLHKSQLSRLYGFASQRGYTLVPVRVYLKKGFVKIEIAVAKGKKLFDKREKLRQKTIEREIRRSIK